Proteins encoded within one genomic window of Kibdelosporangium phytohabitans:
- a CDS encoding Abi-alpha family protein has product MADEQDPVDRVVAQAGKVAGWLARTSWQAAGRLPGGEAAQRQFRKAEKAVLEQFRKRLDEEGTFTGPLIEAGPTVVDGEVDPVRSAMADLLRLSAELDREQGRHHLFMAIVRQLVPDEARILAALSDDTVYALVHVAGRPALGGPQRIVLRNASSVGRAAGVMLPDLVPEYVTRLIGLGVVTVGPDNPALSTQYDILLTDDRVRAAETAVRTVHKLTPRYVRRTLRLSALGTLFWDAAQPR; this is encoded by the coding sequence GTGGCTGACGAGCAGGACCCGGTCGACCGGGTGGTGGCGCAGGCGGGCAAAGTCGCGGGCTGGCTGGCCAGAACGAGCTGGCAGGCGGCGGGGCGCCTGCCCGGTGGCGAAGCCGCCCAGCGCCAGTTCCGGAAAGCCGAGAAGGCCGTGCTCGAGCAGTTCCGCAAACGCCTCGACGAGGAAGGCACGTTCACCGGCCCGCTGATCGAGGCCGGCCCCACGGTGGTCGACGGCGAAGTGGACCCGGTCCGCTCGGCCATGGCGGACCTGCTGCGGCTGTCCGCCGAACTGGACCGCGAGCAGGGCCGTCACCACCTGTTCATGGCGATCGTCCGCCAGCTCGTACCCGACGAGGCCAGGATCCTCGCCGCCCTCAGCGACGACACGGTGTACGCCCTCGTGCACGTGGCAGGCCGCCCGGCGCTGGGCGGGCCGCAGCGGATCGTGCTGCGCAACGCGTCGTCGGTGGGACGTGCGGCCGGGGTGATGTTGCCGGACCTCGTGCCCGAGTACGTCACGCGGCTGATCGGCCTCGGCGTGGTCACCGTCGGCCCGGACAACCCCGCCCTGTCCACGCAGTACGACATCCTGCTGACCGACGACCGGGTGCGCGCTGCCGAGACCGCGGTCCGGACCGTGCACAAGCTCACCCCGCGCTACGTACGGCGGACGCTGCGGCTGTCCGCGCTGGGCACCTTGTTCTGGGACGCGGCGCAGCCGCGATGA
- a CDS encoding ectoine synthase, which produces MIVRTTHEVTDTDRDVQTPNWRSKRIILAGEQVGFSVHETTLYAGTVNDFWYANHVEAVFVVEGEGELEDKETGEVHSLAPGSLYLLNGHERHQLRPRTLMRTVCVFNPPVTGREVHDDDGVYPLIVEGAQ; this is translated from the coding sequence GTGATCGTCCGCACGACGCACGAGGTCACCGACACCGACCGGGACGTGCAGACCCCGAACTGGCGCAGCAAGAGAATCATCCTCGCGGGCGAGCAGGTCGGCTTCTCCGTGCACGAGACAACGCTGTACGCGGGAACTGTCAACGACTTCTGGTACGCCAACCACGTCGAGGCCGTCTTCGTCGTCGAAGGTGAAGGTGAGCTGGAGGACAAGGAGACCGGCGAGGTCCACTCCCTCGCGCCCGGCTCGCTGTACCTGCTCAACGGCCACGAACGCCACCAACTGCGGCCACGCACGCTGATGCGCACGGTCTGCGTGTTCAACCCGCCCGTGACCGGCCGCGAAGTCCATGACGACGACGGTGTCTATCCCCTGATCGTGGAAGGAGCGCAATGA
- the mgrA gene encoding L-glyceraldehyde 3-phosphate reductase: MVYQADERRYDKAEFRRSGRSGLKLPLISLGLWQNFGGARPYELGRQIARRAFDLGVTHFDLANNYGPPYGSAEENFGRILRDDLRPYRDELLISTKAGYDMWPGPYGDLGSRKYLLASLDQSLGRMGLDYVDIFYSHRFDPDTPLDETIGALVSAVQQGKALYVGISSYSPAKTKEAAELLKQASVPLLIHQPSYSLLNRWIEPELLDTLDEAGAGCIAFSPLGQGLLTDKYLNGVPEGSRATQQGSLHQEHLSEENLDRVRGLNGIAQRRGQKLSQLALAWVLRDPRVTSALIGVSSVEQLEENLAALDSAPFTADELAEIDKFAVESGLDLWRPSRVAG, from the coding sequence GTGGTGTACCAAGCCGACGAGCGGCGATACGACAAAGCGGAATTCCGGCGCAGCGGGCGCAGCGGTCTCAAACTGCCCTTGATCTCACTGGGCCTGTGGCAGAACTTCGGCGGCGCCCGCCCGTACGAGCTGGGCAGGCAGATCGCCAGGCGCGCCTTCGACCTCGGCGTGACCCACTTCGACCTGGCCAACAACTACGGCCCGCCGTACGGCTCGGCCGAGGAGAACTTCGGCCGGATCCTGCGCGACGACCTGCGGCCCTACCGCGACGAACTGCTGATCTCGACCAAGGCCGGCTACGACATGTGGCCGGGACCGTACGGCGACCTCGGCTCGCGCAAGTACCTGCTCGCTTCGCTCGACCAGTCGCTCGGCCGGATGGGCCTCGACTACGTCGACATCTTCTACTCGCACCGGTTCGACCCGGACACGCCGCTGGACGAGACGATCGGCGCGCTGGTCAGCGCGGTGCAGCAGGGCAAGGCGCTGTACGTCGGCATCTCCTCCTACTCGCCTGCCAAGACCAAGGAAGCCGCCGAACTGCTCAAGCAGGCCAGCGTGCCGCTGCTGATCCACCAGCCGTCGTACTCCCTGCTCAACCGCTGGATCGAGCCGGAGCTGCTGGACACCCTCGACGAGGCCGGCGCGGGCTGCATCGCGTTCTCCCCGCTCGGCCAGGGGTTGTTGACCGACAAGTACCTCAACGGGGTGCCGGAGGGATCGCGCGCCACGCAGCAGGGTTCGTTGCACCAGGAGCACCTCTCGGAGGAGAATCTCGACCGCGTCCGCGGCTTGAACGGGATCGCTCAGCGGCGCGGGCAGAAGCTCTCGCAGCTGGCGCTGGCCTGGGTGCTGCGTGACCCGAGGGTCACCTCGGCGCTGATCGGCGTGAGCTCGGTCGAGCAGCTGGAGGAGAACCTCGCCGCGCTGGACTCGGCGCCGTTCACGGCGGACGAGCTGGCCGAGATCGACAAGTTCGCCGTCGAGTCGGGACTCGACTTGTGGCGGCCGTCACGTGTAGCGGGCTGA
- a CDS encoding molybdopterin-dependent oxidoreductase — protein MDQWHKSACILCACNCGIEVLTEDRLFKRIRGDKDHVASEGYTCNKALRLEHYQNGSHRLASPMRRTGDGEYEPISWDTAIAEIADRLRAVRDTHGGDKIFFYGGGGQGNHLGGAYSSALLRGLGSRYRSNALAQEKTGEFWVDAQLYKGHTAGDFEHAEVAVFVGKNPWQSHGIPRARVVLKEIARDPVRSLIVIDPVRTETADLADLHLRVKPGTDAWCLAAMAAVLVQEDLVDHDFLAERTTGFDDVVDTLAHTRISDFADRCGVGEELIVRAARRIGTAGSVSVLEDLGVQMAPHSTLNSYVNKLLWLLTGNFAKQGAMSVHSWLVPLADHDPKRDRRTPVTGARIIANLVPCNVIAEEILTDHPDRFRAMIIESANPSHSLADSQRFNAAMAALDLTVVIDVAMTETARRADYVLPAASQFEKWEATFFNLEFPRNTFHLRAPVVDPLPGTLPEAEIYARLVRALGLVTAEDLAPLHEADDRQTYAMAMFQVLSGKLAPLAPFVAYETLGPKLPDGAASAAVLWLAAHKCAMTFPDAVKRAGHADGEALFEAILSSRSGVPITLDDYAGAWRYVGTDDGRIHLAIPSLLDELRALDTPQVWTSEEFPFVLSAGERRAFTANTIIRNPEWRRRDKRGALRVSPQDAEALGLRDEGMARVTTTRGSVEAAVEISDRMQPGHVALPNGLGLDYEQKQTGASPNDLTDAGWRDPIAGTPWHKHVPASIQAVS, from the coding sequence ATGGATCAGTGGCACAAGTCGGCATGCATCCTCTGCGCGTGCAACTGCGGGATCGAGGTGCTCACCGAGGACCGGCTGTTCAAGCGGATCCGCGGCGACAAGGACCACGTCGCCTCCGAGGGGTACACCTGCAACAAGGCGCTGCGGCTGGAGCACTACCAGAACGGCTCGCACCGGCTGGCCTCTCCGATGCGCCGCACCGGCGACGGTGAGTACGAGCCGATCAGCTGGGACACGGCGATCGCCGAGATCGCCGACCGGCTGCGCGCCGTGCGCGACACCCACGGCGGGGACAAGATCTTCTTCTACGGCGGTGGCGGCCAGGGCAACCACCTCGGAGGCGCGTACAGCTCGGCGCTGCTGCGGGGACTGGGCTCGCGCTACCGTTCGAACGCGCTCGCGCAGGAGAAGACCGGCGAGTTCTGGGTGGACGCCCAGCTCTACAAAGGACACACCGCGGGCGACTTCGAGCACGCCGAGGTGGCTGTGTTCGTCGGCAAGAACCCGTGGCAGTCGCACGGCATCCCGCGGGCCCGAGTCGTGCTCAAGGAGATCGCTCGCGACCCGGTGCGTTCGTTGATCGTCATCGACCCGGTCCGCACCGAGACGGCCGACCTCGCCGACCTCCACCTGCGGGTCAAACCGGGGACCGACGCGTGGTGCCTGGCCGCGATGGCCGCCGTGCTCGTCCAGGAAGACCTGGTCGACCACGATTTCCTCGCCGAGCGCACCACCGGCTTCGACGACGTCGTCGACACACTGGCGCACACGAGGATCTCCGACTTCGCCGACCGCTGCGGCGTCGGCGAGGAGCTCATCGTGCGGGCCGCGAGGCGGATCGGGACAGCGGGCAGCGTGTCCGTCCTCGAGGACCTCGGCGTCCAGATGGCCCCGCACAGCACGTTGAACTCGTACGTGAACAAGCTGCTGTGGCTGCTCACCGGCAACTTCGCCAAACAGGGCGCGATGAGCGTGCACTCGTGGCTGGTGCCGTTGGCCGACCACGATCCGAAACGCGACCGCCGCACCCCGGTCACCGGCGCCCGGATCATCGCCAACCTGGTGCCGTGCAACGTGATTGCCGAAGAGATCCTGACCGACCACCCGGACCGCTTCCGCGCGATGATCATCGAATCCGCCAACCCGTCGCATTCCCTCGCCGACTCGCAGCGGTTCAACGCGGCGATGGCGGCCCTCGACCTCACTGTCGTGATCGACGTGGCGATGACCGAGACCGCCCGGCGCGCCGACTACGTCCTGCCCGCCGCGAGCCAGTTCGAGAAGTGGGAAGCCACGTTCTTCAACCTCGAGTTCCCCCGCAACACGTTCCACCTGCGCGCACCGGTCGTCGACCCGTTGCCCGGCACGCTCCCCGAAGCCGAGATCTACGCCCGGCTGGTCCGCGCACTCGGTCTCGTCACCGCCGAGGACTTGGCGCCGTTGCACGAAGCCGACGACCGGCAGACGTACGCGATGGCGATGTTCCAGGTGTTGTCGGGAAAACTCGCGCCGCTGGCACCGTTCGTGGCGTACGAGACGCTCGGCCCGAAACTGCCGGACGGCGCGGCGTCGGCCGCGGTGCTCTGGCTCGCGGCCCACAAGTGCGCGATGACGTTCCCCGACGCGGTGAAACGCGCCGGGCACGCTGACGGCGAAGCCCTGTTCGAGGCGATCCTGAGTTCGCGATCCGGCGTGCCGATCACGCTCGACGACTACGCCGGCGCCTGGCGTTACGTCGGCACGGACGACGGTCGCATCCACCTCGCGATCCCTTCTCTGCTCGACGAACTGCGCGCGCTGGACACGCCGCAGGTGTGGACGAGCGAAGAGTTCCCGTTCGTCCTGTCGGCGGGCGAGCGGCGCGCGTTCACCGCCAACACGATCATCCGCAACCCGGAGTGGCGCAGGCGCGACAAACGCGGCGCGCTGCGCGTCAGCCCGCAGGACGCGGAAGCCCTTGGCCTGCGCGACGAAGGCATGGCGCGTGTGACGACAACACGTGGTTCGGTCGAAGCGGCCGTCGAGATCAGCGACCGGATGCAACCGGGCCACGTCGCCCTGCCCAACGGTCTCGGCCTTGACTACGAACAGAAGCAGACGGGTGCGTCACCCAACGACCTGACGGACGCGGGCTGGCGCGACCCGATCGCCGGAACACCCTGGCACAAACACGTTCCAGCCAGCATCCAGGCGGTCAGCTGA
- a CDS encoding Crp/Fnr family transcriptional regulator encodes MTIINQGEADSSALLLLHGSVKVQATDPAGERALLAIRVGGDLVGEMAALDVGPRSATVIACTDIFYKRMTKAELRNFLARRPDAAIEVATMLSERLRWADRRRIEHGRPANVRVARVLVDLYEAYGTRAAGHWDLTVPLTREELASIAGIKLSTAEKIIRTFQQEGLVSGRYRGIAVLDMPRLRLRAEIV; translated from the coding sequence GTGACAATCATCAACCAGGGCGAGGCCGATTCTTCGGCACTGCTGTTGCTGCACGGATCGGTGAAGGTGCAGGCCACGGACCCGGCGGGGGAGCGCGCACTGCTCGCGATCAGGGTCGGCGGTGATCTCGTCGGCGAGATGGCCGCACTGGATGTGGGGCCGAGATCGGCGACCGTGATCGCCTGTACCGACATTTTCTACAAGCGGATGACGAAGGCCGAGTTGCGCAACTTCCTCGCCCGGCGGCCGGACGCCGCCATCGAGGTCGCCACGATGTTGAGCGAACGGTTGCGGTGGGCCGATCGCCGGAGAATCGAGCACGGCCGCCCGGCGAACGTGCGAGTCGCACGCGTTCTCGTCGATCTTTACGAGGCATATGGCACGAGAGCGGCCGGTCATTGGGATCTGACCGTTCCATTGACGCGGGAAGAGCTCGCGTCGATCGCCGGTATCAAACTGTCGACCGCCGAGAAGATAATTCGGACATTTCAGCAGGAGGGCCTGGTCAGTGGACGCTACCGCGGCATCGCTGTCCTTGATATGCCCCGTTTGCGACTCCGCGCCGAAATAGTGTGA
- the ectA gene encoding diaminobutyrate acetyltransferase: MSGKTFGQAVVDVPSTSDGAGMWRLARDSRSLDLNSSYSYLLWCRDFAGTSAVIRVDDEVIGFVTGYLRPNQPDTLVIWQIAIAEAHRGRGFAATLLDNLVRRTGARHLEATVTSDNDASIAMFRALATRWGTGLTGNQLFSAEQFPDDHAPEFLFRIGPFLSGSAPSQTPRTRGEL, from the coding sequence ATGTCCGGAAAAACCTTCGGCCAGGCGGTAGTCGATGTCCCGTCCACATCGGACGGTGCGGGAATGTGGCGGCTGGCGCGGGATTCGCGCTCGCTCGACCTGAACTCTTCGTACTCCTACTTGCTGTGGTGCAGAGATTTCGCCGGTACCTCCGCGGTCATCCGCGTCGATGACGAGGTGATCGGCTTCGTCACCGGGTATCTGCGCCCCAATCAGCCCGACACACTGGTCATTTGGCAGATCGCGATCGCCGAGGCGCACCGCGGCAGAGGATTCGCGGCGACCCTGCTCGACAACCTGGTGCGCCGCACCGGCGCGAGACACCTCGAGGCAACGGTCACTTCGGACAACGACGCGTCCATCGCGATGTTCCGGGCACTCGCCACGCGCTGGGGCACCGGCCTCACCGGCAACCAGCTGTTCAGCGCCGAACAGTTCCCCGACGACCACGCGCCCGAGTTCCTCTTCCGGATCGGTCCGTTCCTGTCCGGCAGCGCGCCGTCCCAGACCCCTCGAACACGCGGAGAACTGTGA
- the ectB gene encoding diaminobutyrate--2-oxoglutarate transaminase, which yields MNIFETLESEVRSYCRGWPTTFDKAVGSVLYDESGKGYLDFFAGAGALNYGHNNPQLKRAVIDYMLADGVTHSLDMNTRAKRDLLESIQDIVLKPRELDYKVMFPGPAGANAVEAALKLARKVTGRESIINFTNAFHGMTLGALSVTGNSMKRGGAGIPLVHATPMPYDNYFDGQTPDFLFFEKLLEDSGSGLNEPAAVIVETVQGEGGINAARVEWLRGLAELCQRHGILLIVDDVQMGCGRTGPFFSFELAGIRPDIVCLSKSIGGYGLPLALTLFKPELDVWEPGEHNGTFRGVNPAFVAATEALKVYWQDDKLEKSTLAKGEQVGRALTGLVESYSDKVPMRAKGRGLARGLQFEDPAFADRVCQAAFERGLLMETSGPDGEVVKLMPPLTITDDELEQGLAVVAQSVKGALA from the coding sequence GTGAACATCTTCGAGACACTCGAATCAGAGGTACGCAGCTACTGCCGTGGCTGGCCGACCACCTTCGACAAGGCCGTCGGCAGCGTGCTGTACGACGAGTCCGGGAAGGGGTACCTGGACTTCTTCGCCGGTGCGGGCGCACTCAACTACGGCCACAACAACCCGCAGCTGAAGCGGGCCGTGATCGACTACATGCTCGCCGACGGCGTCACGCACTCGCTCGACATGAACACCAGGGCAAAGCGCGACCTGCTCGAGTCCATTCAGGACATCGTGCTCAAGCCGCGCGAGCTCGACTACAAGGTGATGTTCCCCGGCCCGGCCGGTGCCAACGCCGTCGAGGCGGCGCTGAAGCTGGCGCGCAAGGTGACCGGCCGCGAATCGATCATCAACTTCACCAACGCCTTCCACGGCATGACGCTCGGCGCGTTGTCCGTGACGGGCAACTCGATGAAACGCGGCGGCGCGGGAATCCCGCTCGTGCACGCCACGCCCATGCCGTACGACAACTACTTCGACGGCCAGACCCCGGACTTCCTCTTCTTCGAGAAGCTGCTCGAAGACAGCGGCAGCGGGCTGAACGAACCGGCGGCGGTGATCGTCGAAACCGTCCAGGGCGAGGGCGGTATCAACGCCGCGCGCGTCGAGTGGCTGCGGGGCTTGGCCGAGCTGTGCCAGCGGCACGGCATCCTGCTGATCGTCGACGACGTCCAGATGGGCTGCGGCCGCACCGGGCCGTTCTTCAGCTTCGAGCTCGCCGGGATCCGGCCCGACATCGTCTGCCTGTCGAAATCCATTGGCGGGTACGGACTCCCGCTCGCGCTGACGTTGTTCAAGCCGGAGCTGGACGTGTGGGAGCCCGGCGAGCACAACGGGACCTTCCGCGGCGTCAACCCGGCCTTCGTCGCCGCGACCGAGGCGCTGAAGGTCTACTGGCAGGACGACAAGCTGGAGAAGAGCACCCTGGCCAAGGGCGAGCAGGTCGGCCGCGCGCTGACCGGGCTCGTCGAGTCCTATTCGGACAAGGTGCCGATGCGCGCGAAGGGCCGCGGCCTGGCAAGGGGCCTGCAGTTCGAGGACCCGGCGTTCGCCGACCGCGTGTGCCAGGCGGCCTTCGAACGCGGTCTGCTGATGGAGACCTCGGGCCCGGACGGCGAGGTCGTCAAGCTGATGCCGCCGCTGACCATCACCGACGACGAGCTGGAGCAGGGCCTCGCCGTCGTCGCGCAGTCCGTGAAGGGAGCACTGGCGTGA
- a CDS encoding TetR/AcrR family transcriptional regulator, producing MARDVRKTMIRSAALLFREHGIAGTSLADVLEHSGAPRGSIYHHFPGGKNQLAAEATVWAGSLVTRMLVEAGGPLEVVGALFGFWRTELTMHPQSGCPVLAAALAEAESGDAYQAAREVFGTWERAIADLLVGRGVAEERAVSAATLLIAATEGAVVLARAKGDLRALDRVEREMTRTIGHLLVDSA from the coding sequence ATGGCCCGCGATGTCCGCAAGACGATGATCCGCAGCGCTGCCCTGCTGTTCAGGGAGCACGGGATCGCCGGAACGTCGCTCGCCGACGTCCTCGAGCACAGCGGCGCGCCGCGTGGCTCGATCTACCACCACTTCCCCGGCGGGAAGAACCAGCTCGCCGCCGAGGCCACCGTGTGGGCGGGCAGCCTGGTGACCCGGATGCTGGTCGAGGCGGGCGGCCCGCTCGAGGTGGTCGGTGCCCTGTTCGGGTTCTGGCGCACGGAGCTGACCATGCATCCGCAGTCGGGCTGCCCGGTGCTGGCCGCCGCACTGGCCGAGGCCGAGTCCGGCGACGCGTACCAAGCCGCCCGCGAGGTGTTCGGCACGTGGGAGCGGGCGATCGCGGATCTGCTGGTCGGGCGCGGTGTCGCCGAGGAGCGCGCGGTCTCGGCGGCGACCCTGCTGATCGCCGCGACCGAAGGGGCGGTCGTGCTGGCCAGGGCCAAGGGTGACCTGCGCGCGCTCGACCGGGTCGAACGGGAGATGACCAGGACGATCGGGCACCTGCTGGTCGATTCGGCTTGA
- a CDS encoding elongation factor Tu, producing the protein MARNNAFTKPHDKQHINVGTIGHVGHGKSTLTVAITRVLHDKHPELNTAVTADDLDVTPEEFSRGITIPISHVEYETRTRHYTHIDCPGHAGYVRNMITGTSQMDVAILVVSALDGPMPQTREHLRIVKHLGVRDVVVALTKCDGTSDEYLVGLVEIEVRDLLSKNGFRGKEVPVIRLSASQALEGEPQWVERMRELLDALDAAAPNLRRDTQSPFLMPIEDTFLADGGTVVTGRIERGTIGLRHEVDLLGITGTRTNTVVDSIRVFAKPRDRAEAGDIVGLRLLGAELADVKRGMVLAEPRSVRPCTEVEVSAHVLDYLDDGRTHPFFDGYEAQFHFHTARVTGVVRLADGVEMASPGRDVVLTVSLLRPVVILEGMPFVMREGGLTVAVGSVRRLLS; encoded by the coding sequence TTGGCGCGCAACAACGCTTTCACCAAGCCGCATGACAAGCAGCACATCAACGTGGGCACGATCGGGCACGTCGGCCACGGCAAGTCGACTCTGACCGTTGCCATCACCCGTGTCCTGCACGACAAACACCCGGAGCTGAACACCGCGGTGACGGCCGACGACCTCGACGTCACACCGGAGGAGTTCAGCCGTGGGATCACGATCCCGATCTCCCACGTCGAATACGAGACCCGTACCCGGCACTACACGCACATCGACTGCCCCGGGCACGCCGGCTACGTCCGCAACATGATCACCGGTACGTCGCAGATGGACGTGGCGATCCTCGTCGTCTCCGCGCTCGACGGCCCCATGCCGCAGACCAGGGAGCACCTGCGGATCGTCAAACACCTCGGCGTGCGTGACGTCGTCGTCGCGCTGACCAAGTGCGACGGGACCAGCGACGAGTACCTCGTCGGCCTCGTCGAGATCGAAGTCCGCGATCTGCTGAGCAAGAACGGTTTTCGCGGCAAGGAAGTCCCGGTGATCCGGCTGTCCGCGTCGCAGGCCCTCGAAGGCGAGCCGCAGTGGGTCGAGCGGATGCGGGAACTGCTCGACGCGCTGGACGCCGCCGCACCGAACCTGCGAAGGGACACACAAAGCCCCTTCCTGATGCCGATCGAGGACACCTTCCTGGCCGATGGCGGAACTGTTGTCACAGGCAGGATCGAGCGCGGCACGATCGGGCTGCGGCACGAGGTCGACCTGCTCGGCATCACCGGCACGCGGACGAACACCGTCGTCGACAGCATCCGGGTGTTCGCCAAGCCGCGTGACCGCGCTGAAGCGGGAGACATCGTCGGACTTCGGCTGCTCGGCGCCGAACTCGCTGACGTCAAACGCGGAATGGTCCTGGCCGAGCCGAGGAGTGTGCGACCGTGCACCGAGGTCGAGGTGTCGGCGCACGTACTGGACTACCTCGACGATGGCCGGACTCATCCGTTCTTCGACGGCTACGAGGCGCAGTTCCATTTCCACACCGCGCGGGTCACCGGCGTGGTGCGGCTCGCCGACGGCGTCGAGATGGCGTCACCTGGACGTGACGTCGTCCTGACCGTCAGCCTCCTGCGCCCGGTCGTGATCCTGGAAGGAATGCCTTTCGTCATGCGGGAAGGCGGGCTGACGGTCGCGGTGGGGTCGGTGCGCAGGCTTCTCAGCTGA
- a CDS encoding DUF445 family protein, producing the protein MISEILADFQRNWLVYASMPVIAALIGYVTKIVAIRMMFRPIEFRGIRPLLGWQGIVPRKAARMAAIACDTMTDRLITAGEVVRRLDPGRIAKELERPLLEAVEEITREIAEEYQPALWESLPQQVQDLIVRRIQAEAPKVIKGILATIQSDVDSVFDLKGMVVQNLVKDKELLNRIFLEAGRKEFQFIARSGIVFGFVIGLVQMFAWATLKSPWIMPIFGGLTGWFTDWLALRMIFSPREPRRYFGLFTWQGLFLKRRKEVAADYGALIAKEIITPDNVLQAVLRGPLADRLFVVVERHITRSLDRQTRLARPLVALTVGSRRYQELKHSAAEKVMRRMPETLSFIEDYAEEAMDIRNTLVQKMQELTAEEFEELIRPAFKQDEWMLITVGAVLGFAVGELQVFLVEHLAN; encoded by the coding sequence ATGATCAGCGAGATCCTCGCCGACTTCCAGCGCAACTGGCTGGTCTACGCCTCGATGCCGGTGATCGCCGCGCTGATCGGGTACGTCACGAAGATCGTCGCCATCCGGATGATGTTCCGGCCGATCGAGTTCCGCGGCATCCGGCCGTTGCTCGGCTGGCAGGGCATCGTGCCGCGCAAGGCCGCCAGGATGGCCGCGATCGCGTGCGACACCATGACCGACCGGCTGATCACCGCAGGCGAGGTCGTGCGGCGGCTCGACCCCGGCCGGATCGCCAAGGAACTGGAGAGACCGCTGCTGGAAGCGGTCGAGGAGATCACGCGGGAGATCGCCGAGGAGTACCAGCCCGCGCTGTGGGAGTCGCTGCCGCAGCAGGTGCAGGATCTGATCGTGCGGCGGATCCAGGCCGAGGCGCCCAAGGTCATCAAGGGCATCCTGGCCACCATCCAGTCCGATGTGGACTCCGTGTTCGACCTCAAGGGCATGGTGGTGCAGAACCTGGTCAAGGACAAGGAACTGCTCAACCGGATCTTCCTCGAAGCCGGCCGCAAGGAGTTCCAGTTCATCGCCAGGTCCGGCATCGTGTTCGGGTTCGTCATCGGGCTCGTGCAGATGTTCGCGTGGGCGACGTTGAAATCGCCGTGGATCATGCCGATCTTCGGCGGACTGACCGGCTGGTTCACCGACTGGCTGGCGCTGAGGATGATCTTCAGCCCGCGTGAGCCGAGGCGCTACTTCGGCCTGTTCACGTGGCAGGGGCTGTTCCTCAAGCGCCGCAAGGAGGTCGCGGCCGACTACGGCGCACTGATCGCCAAGGAGATCATCACGCCGGACAACGTCCTGCAGGCCGTGCTGCGCGGCCCGCTGGCCGATCGCCTGTTCGTCGTGGTCGAACGGCACATCACCAGATCGCTGGACCGGCAGACGCGCCTGGCGCGCCCGCTCGTCGCCCTCACCGTCGGCAGCAGGCGCTACCAGGAGCTCAAACACAGCGCCGCCGAAAAGGTCATGCGCCGGATGCCCGAGACGCTCTCGTTCATCGAGGACTACGCCGAAGAGGCGATGGATATCCGGAACACACTCGTCCAGAAGATGCAAGAGCTGACCGCCGAAGAGTTCGAGGAACTGATCCGTCCGGCCTTCAAGCAGGACGAATGGATGCTGATCACGGTCGGTGCCGTGCTCGGCTTCGCCGTCGGCGAGCTGCAGGTTTTCCTGGTCGAGCACCTGGCCAACTGA
- the thpD gene encoding ectoine hydroxylase: MTLTSTREVDRYPTRVIGEPGLIDRTDPTVWTDRQGPVDTATLASHEAKGYSIDEAVLSKHEVQTYWQELVRLTGEPGLRGDERTVIEKESQEIRSIFEVHRISPLIAELIRDPRILDRARQLLGSEVYVHQSRVNFMPGFKGKGFYWHSDFETWHAEDGMPAPRAVSMSLALTDNYPFNGGLMVMPGSHRTFVPCIGETPANHYRESLKEQEIGVPSRENITRLAAKHGIDQFTGEAGSALWFDANIMHGSGNNITPFPRSNIFVVFNSVENTLQEPYAAPAPRPTFIAARDFTPLARSTRV, translated from the coding sequence ATGACTCTGACCAGCACTCGAGAAGTTGACCGGTACCCCACCCGGGTGATCGGCGAGCCTGGCCTGATCGACCGGACCGACCCGACGGTGTGGACGGACAGGCAAGGCCCGGTCGACACCGCGACGCTCGCGTCACACGAGGCCAAGGGCTACTCGATCGACGAAGCCGTGCTCAGCAAACACGAGGTCCAGACGTACTGGCAGGAGCTCGTACGGCTGACGGGCGAGCCGGGGCTGCGCGGCGACGAGCGCACGGTCATCGAGAAGGAGTCGCAGGAGATCCGCTCGATCTTCGAGGTGCACAGGATCAGCCCGCTGATCGCCGAACTGATCAGGGACCCGCGCATCCTCGACCGGGCCCGGCAGCTGCTCGGCTCCGAGGTCTACGTGCACCAGAGCCGGGTCAACTTCATGCCCGGCTTCAAGGGCAAGGGGTTCTACTGGCACTCGGACTTCGAGACCTGGCACGCCGAGGACGGCATGCCCGCACCCCGCGCGGTCAGCATGTCGCTGGCGCTGACCGACAACTACCCGTTCAACGGCGGCCTGATGGTCATGCCGGGCTCGCACCGGACGTTCGTGCCGTGCATCGGCGAGACGCCGGCCAACCACTACCGGGAGTCGTTGAAGGAGCAGGAGATCGGCGTCCCCAGCCGGGAGAACATCACCCGGCTGGCCGCCAAGCACGGCATCGACCAGTTCACCGGCGAGGCCGGATCGGCGCTCTGGTTCGACGCCAACATCATGCACGGGTCGGGGAACAACATCACGCCGTTCCCCCGGTCGAACATTTTCGTGGTGTTCAACAGCGTCGAGAACACCTTGCAGGAGCCGTACGCGGCGCCGGCGCCGCGGCCGACCTTCATCGCGGCACGCGATTTCACCCCATTGGCACGGTCGACCCGGGTGTGA